One stretch of Bradyrhizobium canariense DNA includes these proteins:
- a CDS encoding response regulator, translated as MSRILVIDDQSDVRAMISIVLRVHHFEIVEAASAAAALKAFEDSSFDLAIVDIFLQGTSGLDLIRTMRERVPNLPVVAISGMTALDFVSASPELSDVICLQKPFRPKDLVRAIDAANASLRRPVAAAR; from the coding sequence ATGTCCCGCATTTTAGTTATTGACGATCAATCCGATGTTCGCGCGATGATCTCCATCGTGCTGCGGGTCCACCATTTCGAGATCGTAGAGGCCGCGAGCGCGGCAGCAGCGTTGAAAGCGTTCGAAGATTCGAGCTTCGACCTCGCGATCGTTGATATCTTCCTGCAGGGAACCAGCGGTCTCGATCTCATCAGGACGATGCGTGAGCGCGTTCCGAACCTGCCGGTGGTGGCCATCTCGGGAATGACGGCGCTCGACTTCGTTTCCGCGTCGCCCGAATTGTCCGACGTCATATGCTTGCAGAAGCCGTTCCGGCCCAAAGACCTGGTCCGGGCGATCGACGCGGCGAATGCGTCGCTGCGACGTCCCGTTGCAGCAGCGCGTTAA
- a CDS encoding branched-chain amino acid ABC transporter substrate-binding protein, whose product MKSLKLIGLALGASLVLSTTALAQDITIAVAGPMTGSNSAFGRQMKNGAEQAVADLNEAGGVLGKKLALDVEDDACDPKQARSVAEKIGSAKIPFVAGHYCSSSSIPASEAYADGNVLQITPASTNPLFTERKLWNVARVCGRDDQQGTVAGNYIAKNYKGKNIAILNDKSTYGKGLADETKKALNKAGVTEKLFESYNAGDKDFNAIVSRLKLNNIDLVYVGGYHQEAGLILRQMRDQGLQTVLMAGDALADKEFASITGPAGEGTLFTFGPDPRNKPTAKTIVEKFKSRNIDPEGYTLYTYAAMQVWSDAVKKAGTTDPKKVMDTIKANSWETVIGPLEFDAKGDIKQLDYVVYKWDAKGGYTEINPKGA is encoded by the coding sequence ATGAAATCATTGAAGCTGATCGGCCTGGCACTCGGCGCGTCGCTGGTCCTGTCCACGACGGCGCTTGCGCAGGACATCACGATCGCTGTCGCCGGCCCGATGACGGGCAGCAACTCCGCGTTCGGCCGGCAGATGAAGAACGGCGCCGAACAGGCGGTGGCGGATCTCAACGAGGCCGGCGGCGTGCTCGGCAAGAAGCTGGCTTTGGACGTCGAGGACGACGCCTGCGATCCCAAGCAGGCGCGTTCGGTCGCGGAAAAGATCGGCAGCGCGAAAATTCCGTTCGTCGCCGGCCATTATTGTTCTTCGTCGTCGATCCCGGCGTCGGAGGCCTATGCCGACGGCAACGTGTTGCAGATCACGCCGGCATCCACCAATCCGCTGTTCACCGAGCGCAAGCTCTGGAACGTGGCGCGCGTCTGCGGCCGTGATGACCAGCAGGGCACTGTTGCCGGCAATTACATCGCGAAGAATTACAAGGGCAAGAATATTGCCATCCTCAACGACAAGTCGACCTATGGCAAAGGCCTCGCCGACGAGACCAAGAAAGCGCTCAACAAGGCCGGCGTCACCGAGAAGCTGTTCGAATCCTACAACGCGGGCGACAAGGATTTTAACGCCATCGTGTCGCGCCTGAAGCTGAACAACATCGACCTGGTCTATGTCGGCGGCTACCATCAGGAAGCCGGCCTGATCCTGCGCCAGATGCGCGACCAGGGCCTGCAGACGGTTCTGATGGCCGGCGACGCGCTAGCCGACAAGGAGTTCGCCTCGATCACGGGGCCTGCCGGCGAAGGCACGCTGTTCACCTTCGGCCCCGACCCCCGCAACAAGCCGACCGCCAAGACCATCGTCGAAAAATTCAAGTCCAGGAATATCGATCCCGAGGGCTATACGCTTTACACCTACGCCGCGATGCAAGTCTGGTCGGACGCCGTTAAGAAAGCCGGCACCACGGATCCGAAGAAGGTCATGGATACGATCAAGGCCAATTCGTGGGAAACGGTGATCGGTCCCCTCGAGTTCGATGCCAAGGGCGACATCAAGCAACTCGACTATGTCGTCTACAAATGGGATGCCAAGGGCGGTTACACCGAGATCAATCCCAAAGGGGCTTGA
- a CDS encoding ABC transporter ATP-binding protein, which produces MTHPLLAIRGLRAAYGKIEALKGVDLDINNGEIVALIGANGAGKSTLMMTIFGKPRARAGQIQFDGRDITDVATHQIARLRIAQSPEGRRIFPRMSVAENLQMGADATDCSESDRAAGLERVFTLFPRLKERMTQRGGTLSGGEQQMLAIGRALMSRPRLLMLDEPSLGLAPLIARQIFDAIRTLNRQDGLTVLIVEQNANHALRLAHRGYVMVNGLITLSGTGGELLQRPEVRSAYLEGGRRG; this is translated from the coding sequence ATGACTCATCCCCTGCTCGCGATCCGCGGCCTGCGCGCGGCCTACGGCAAGATCGAGGCGCTGAAGGGTGTCGATCTCGACATCAACAACGGCGAGATCGTAGCCCTGATCGGCGCCAACGGCGCCGGCAAGTCGACGCTGATGATGACGATCTTCGGCAAGCCGCGCGCGCGCGCGGGCCAGATCCAGTTCGACGGCCGCGATATCACAGATGTGGCGACGCATCAGATCGCGCGGCTGCGCATTGCGCAATCGCCTGAGGGCCGGCGGATTTTCCCGCGCATGAGCGTGGCTGAAAATTTGCAGATGGGCGCCGACGCCACCGACTGCAGCGAGAGCGATCGCGCCGCCGGGCTGGAACGCGTCTTCACGCTGTTTCCGCGGCTCAAGGAGCGCATGACCCAGCGCGGCGGCACATTGTCCGGCGGCGAACAGCAGATGCTGGCGATCGGCCGAGCGTTGATGAGCCGCCCTCGCCTTTTGATGCTGGACGAGCCCTCGCTTGGACTGGCGCCGCTGATCGCGCGGCAGATTTTTGACGCGATCCGGACCTTGAACCGGCAGGACGGCCTCACCGTGCTGATCGTCGAGCAGAACGCCAACCACGCGCTACGGCTGGCCCATCGCGGCTATGTCATGGTCAACGGCCTGATCACGCTGAGCGGAACAGGCGGCGAACTGCTGCAGCGTCCGGAGGTTCGGTCAGCCTATCTGGAAGGCGGCCGGCGCGGATAA
- a CDS encoding endonuclease domain-containing protein: MTANDGSLTSPCKGEVDREAGGRGSRFSRTRRMTARARNLRGNMTDAENRLWHALRRDQFNGLHFRRQHPVGPFTLDFYCPSLRLAIEVDGGQHAEQQKHADDRRTHWLADNGVAVVRYWNNDVLSNLEGVLTDLLTHVESRARGVTPSPTLPLSGGGSTTSAVGKPDKESKA; encoded by the coding sequence ATGACCGCTAACGATGGTTCTTTAACCTCCCCCTGCAAGGGGGAGGTCGACCGCGAAGCGGGCGGGAGGGGGTCACGCTTCTCTCGCACGCGGAGGATGACTGCGCGCGCGCGAAATCTTCGCGGGAACATGACTGATGCTGAAAATCGGCTGTGGCATGCACTTCGCCGTGACCAGTTTAATGGCCTTCATTTCAGGAGGCAGCATCCGGTCGGGCCATTCACGCTTGATTTCTATTGCCCGAGCCTGCGCCTCGCCATTGAAGTAGACGGTGGACAGCATGCTGAACAGCAGAAGCACGCCGATGATCGCCGTACGCATTGGCTCGCGGATAACGGCGTTGCGGTCGTTCGGTATTGGAACAACGACGTATTATCGAACTTGGAGGGTGTGCTCACCGACCTTTTGACGCATGTTGAAAGTCGTGCGCGCGGCGTGACCCCCTCCCCGACCCTCCCCCTTTCAGGGGGCGGGAGCACGACGTCCGCCGTTGGGAAACCGGACAAAGAGAGCAAGGCATGA
- a CDS encoding ABC transporter ATP-binding protein encodes MSGDDILSVDHLSMRFGGIVAVNDLSFAAKRREVTALIGPNGAGKTTVFNCITGFYKPSSGAIRLTHDNGTQIQLERLNDFRISKQAKVARTFQNIRLFPGMTALENLMVAQHNALMRASGLTFLGLIGAPSWRSAEKRAIDLAKLWLDRIGLLDRADDAAGNLPYGDQRRLEIARAMCTEPALLCLDEPAAGLNARESAALSELLLSIRSDHGTSILLIEHDMSVVMEISDRVVVMDYGVKIAEGTPQDIRDDPKVIAAYLGADEEEAIAVMESGT; translated from the coding sequence ATGAGCGGCGACGACATTCTCAGCGTCGATCATTTATCCATGCGCTTCGGCGGCATCGTCGCCGTCAACGATCTGTCGTTCGCTGCGAAGCGGCGCGAGGTCACGGCGCTGATCGGACCTAACGGCGCCGGCAAGACCACCGTATTCAACTGCATCACCGGTTTCTACAAGCCCAGTTCAGGCGCCATTCGCCTGACGCATGATAACGGCACGCAGATCCAGCTCGAACGGCTGAATGATTTCCGGATTTCCAAACAGGCCAAGGTCGCCCGCACCTTCCAGAATATCCGGCTGTTTCCCGGCATGACCGCGCTGGAAAACCTGATGGTCGCGCAGCACAACGCGCTGATGCGCGCCTCGGGTCTGACCTTTCTCGGCCTGATCGGCGCGCCATCCTGGCGCAGTGCGGAGAAGCGCGCGATCGATCTGGCAAAGCTCTGGCTCGATCGCATCGGGCTGCTCGACCGCGCCGATGACGCCGCCGGCAATTTGCCCTATGGCGACCAGCGCCGTCTCGAAATCGCTCGCGCGATGTGCACCGAACCCGCGTTGCTCTGTCTCGATGAGCCGGCCGCCGGACTGAACGCACGTGAAAGCGCGGCCTTGAGCGAGTTGCTGCTCTCGATCCGCTCCGATCACGGCACCTCGATCCTGCTGATCGAACATGACATGTCGGTGGTGATGGAGATTTCCGACCGCGTCGTGGTGATGGATTACGGCGTCAAGATCGCCGAAGGCACGCCACAGGATATTCGCGACGACCCCAAGGTGATCGCGGCCTATCTCGGCGCCGACGAAGAGGAAGCCATCGCGGTGATGGAGAGCGGCACATGA
- the livM gene encoding high-affinity branched-chain amino acid ABC transporter permease LivM: MATTSTPASRLPGAAFIFKKALISALVALVLFSLMIGVRTEAGPTGQLIYWTRFGDLASMVAIVFGGSIVIELLRQWWGPLGTVRTVPPSVQSGLAVARRAIAPLLLIFAFLVPVIFYDQRYILDLGILVLTYVMLGWGLNVVVGLAGLLDLGYVAFYAVGAYSYALLATNFGLSFWICLPLAGILAALWGVMLGFPVLRLRGDYLAIVTLAFGEIIRLVIINWQSLTGGPNGVSGIPRPTLFGIPLTPGEDGLAAKLGIEFSPTHRIVFLFYLILALALLTNWVTIRLRRLPIGRAWEALREDEVACRALGINTTTTKLTAFATGAMFGGFAGAFFATRQGFISPESFTFQESALVLAIVVLGGMGSQLGVALAALTMIGGFELFRGLEQYRMLVFGVAMVLLMIWRPRGLIGHRAPTVFLRHSQAISSDLVKEGHG, encoded by the coding sequence GTGGCAACCACTTCAACGCCCGCCTCGCGCCTGCCGGGCGCAGCCTTCATCTTCAAGAAAGCCCTGATCAGCGCCTTGGTCGCGCTGGTGTTGTTTTCGCTGATGATCGGCGTTCGCACCGAGGCCGGCCCCACCGGGCAATTGATCTACTGGACGAGGTTCGGCGATCTCGCTTCCATGGTCGCGATCGTGTTCGGCGGCAGCATCGTTATCGAATTGCTGCGGCAATGGTGGGGACCGCTCGGTACCGTCAGGACCGTTCCGCCGTCGGTGCAAAGCGGCCTTGCGGTCGCGCGGCGTGCCATCGCGCCGCTGCTCTTGATCTTTGCCTTTCTGGTGCCGGTGATTTTCTACGATCAGCGCTACATTCTCGACCTCGGCATTCTCGTGCTGACCTATGTGATGCTGGGATGGGGATTGAACGTCGTCGTCGGCCTCGCGGGCCTGCTCGATCTCGGTTACGTCGCGTTTTATGCGGTCGGCGCCTATTCCTACGCGCTGCTGGCAACCAATTTCGGCCTGTCATTCTGGATCTGTCTGCCGCTGGCCGGCATCCTGGCGGCGTTGTGGGGCGTCATGCTGGGCTTTCCGGTGCTGCGTCTGCGCGGTGACTACCTCGCCATCGTCACGCTCGCCTTTGGCGAGATCATCCGCCTCGTGATCATCAACTGGCAGAGCCTGACCGGCGGCCCAAATGGCGTCAGCGGCATTCCGCGCCCGACATTGTTCGGTATTCCGCTCACGCCCGGCGAGGACGGCCTCGCCGCCAAGCTCGGCATCGAATTCTCGCCGACCCACCGCATCGTATTCCTGTTCTATCTGATACTGGCGCTGGCGCTGCTGACCAACTGGGTGACGATCCGGTTGCGCCGTCTGCCGATCGGGCGCGCCTGGGAAGCGCTGCGCGAGGACGAGGTCGCCTGCCGCGCGCTCGGCATCAACACAACAACGACGAAGCTGACGGCATTTGCGACCGGCGCGATGTTCGGCGGTTTCGCCGGTGCGTTCTTCGCCACCCGGCAGGGCTTCATCAGTCCGGAATCCTTCACCTTCCAGGAATCAGCGCTGGTGCTGGCGATCGTCGTGCTCGGCGGCATGGGATCGCAGCTCGGCGTAGCCCTCGCGGCGCTCACGATGATCGGCGGCTTTGAGCTGTTTCGCGGTCTCGAACAATACCGCATGCTGGTGTTCGGCGTCGCGATGGTGCTGCTGATGATCTGGCGGCCGCGCGGGCTGATCGGCCATCGCGCACCGACCGTGTTCCTGCGACACTCGCAAGCGATCTCATCTGACCTCGTCAAGGAGGGACATGGATGA
- a CDS encoding ABC transporter permease subunit — MDYFAQQVINGIVLGSIYGLIAIGYTMVYGIVGMINFAHGDIFMIGGFIALISFLILVSIGLTAIPLILLIVLLVSMAITALYGWTVERIAYRPLRHSFRLAPMLSAIGMSFVLSNYSQVAQGARVKPVPPIITGGYTLLEKNGFAVRLSNAQIIVVVTTIVLLAIFTWLVSRTRLGRDMRACEQDQTMAALLGVDVDRTISMTFVIGAALAAVAGMMYLLYYGLVDFFMGFVAGIKAFTAAVLGGIGSLPGAMLGGLAIGLIETLWSAYFSVEYKDVAAFSILIIVLIFLPTGLLGRPEVEKV; from the coding sequence ATGGACTATTTCGCCCAGCAAGTCATCAACGGCATCGTGCTTGGCTCGATCTACGGCCTGATCGCCATTGGCTACACCATGGTCTATGGCATCGTTGGCATGATCAATTTCGCCCATGGCGACATCTTCATGATCGGCGGCTTTATCGCGCTGATTTCGTTCCTGATCCTGGTCTCGATCGGCCTCACCGCGATTCCGCTGATCCTGCTGATCGTGCTTCTGGTCTCGATGGCGATCACCGCGCTCTATGGCTGGACCGTGGAGCGCATCGCCTACCGGCCGCTGCGGCACTCGTTCCGGCTGGCGCCGATGCTGTCGGCGATCGGCATGTCATTCGTGCTGTCGAACTATTCGCAAGTGGCCCAGGGCGCGCGGGTCAAGCCGGTGCCGCCCATCATCACCGGCGGCTACACGCTGCTGGAGAAGAACGGTTTTGCGGTGCGGTTGTCCAACGCGCAGATCATCGTCGTCGTCACCACCATCGTGCTGCTGGCGATTTTCACCTGGCTGGTGTCGCGCACCCGGCTCGGCCGCGACATGCGCGCCTGCGAGCAGGACCAGACCATGGCGGCGCTGTTGGGCGTCGACGTCGACCGCACCATTTCCATGACCTTCGTGATTGGCGCGGCGCTGGCTGCAGTCGCCGGCATGATGTACCTCCTGTATTACGGACTGGTCGATTTCTTCATGGGCTTTGTCGCCGGCATCAAGGCCTTCACCGCGGCTGTGCTTGGTGGCATCGGCTCGCTGCCCGGCGCGATGCTGGGCGGGCTTGCGATCGGGCTGATCGAGACGCTGTGGTCGGCCTACTTCTCCGTCGAATACAAGGACGTCGCGGCGTTCTCGATTTTGATCATCGTGCTGATCTTCCTTCCGACCGGCCTTCTGGGCCGGCCCGAAGTCGAAAAAGTTTGA
- a CDS encoding carboxymuconolactone decarboxylase family protein — protein MDDQKRRDDGMVQRRKVLGNAWVDKSIANRNSFNTDFQDMITRYAWGEIWTRPHFDERTRRVLVIGTMVALGQWDEFRLHVRAALADGGFTPDDIKEILLQQAIYCGVPAANHAVKEASAIVQELGLLKG, from the coding sequence ATGGACGATCAAAAACGCCGGGACGACGGCATGGTTCAGCGCCGCAAGGTGCTCGGCAATGCCTGGGTCGACAAATCAATCGCCAACCGGAATTCGTTCAACACCGATTTCCAGGACATGATCACGCGCTACGCGTGGGGCGAGATCTGGACCCGGCCGCATTTTGACGAGCGCACGCGGCGCGTACTCGTCATCGGCACCATGGTGGCGCTCGGTCAATGGGACGAATTTCGCCTGCACGTGCGCGCGGCGCTCGCGGATGGCGGCTTTACGCCCGACGATATCAAGGAAATCCTGCTGCAGCAGGCGATCTATTGCGGCGTGCCCGCGGCCAATCACGCCGTCAAGGAGGCGTCAGCGATTGTCCAGGAGTTGGGCTTGCTGAAGGGATAA
- the pcaD gene encoding 3-oxoadipate enol-lactonase: MPMIDADGCLLNVSVEGRDGGPTLMLSNSLGCTLQMWEPQMKALTQLFRVIRYDRRGHGKSDVPPGPYSMERFGRDVLAILDDLNIEKVHWCGLSMGGMVGQWLGANAPERLDKIILSNTACYYADPTNWLNRIKAVKEGGLASVADTVIAGWLTADFREREPQITANMKAMLLATPVQGYLACCEALSTLDQRALLPKIKSPTLVIAGRHDMATPLAAGELIRSQIPRASLTIFDAAHISNVEQPHAFTDAVVGFLTQR, encoded by the coding sequence ATGCCGATGATCGACGCCGATGGTTGCCTGCTCAACGTGTCCGTCGAGGGCCGCGACGGCGGACCGACCCTGATGCTGTCAAACTCGCTCGGCTGCACCCTGCAGATGTGGGAGCCGCAGATGAAGGCGCTCACGCAGCTTTTTCGCGTGATCCGCTATGATCGCCGCGGCCACGGCAAATCCGACGTGCCGCCCGGCCCCTATTCCATGGAGCGCTTCGGCCGCGACGTGCTCGCCATCCTCGATGATCTCAATATCGAGAAAGTGCATTGGTGCGGACTGTCGATGGGCGGCATGGTCGGACAATGGCTTGGCGCCAACGCGCCGGAGCGCCTCGACAAGATCATCCTGTCCAACACCGCTTGCTACTATGCCGATCCGACCAACTGGCTCAACCGCATCAAGGCGGTGAAGGAAGGCGGCCTCGCGTCGGTGGCCGATACCGTGATCGCGGGCTGGCTGACCGCGGATTTTCGCGAGCGCGAACCCCAGATCACGGCGAATATGAAGGCGATGCTGCTGGCCACGCCAGTGCAGGGCTATCTCGCCTGCTGTGAGGCGCTGAGCACGCTCGACCAGCGTGCGTTGCTGCCGAAGATCAAAAGCCCGACGCTGGTGATCGCTGGGCGCCACGACATGGCAACGCCGCTTGCGGCCGGTGAATTGATCCGCAGCCAGATCCCCCGCGCCAGCCTCACCATTTTCGACGCCGCGCATATTTCCAATGTCGAACAGCCGCACGCCTTTACCGACGCCGTGGTCGGTTTCCTGACGCAACGTTAA
- a CDS encoding 3-carboxy-cis,cis-muconate cycloisomerase produces MSTALSPLLAPVLSSAAMRAVCDDMAYLQHMLDFEAALARAEATIGIIPTSAAGPITSACQAAAFDLGALAEAATTSGNLAIPLVKALTAAVARTDAEAARYIHWGATSQDVIDTAGMLTLRAAIDALLADIDRAITGFARLARQHRHTPVVGRTWLQHALPMPFGLKLAEYAAALDRSRTRLRRSRSEGPALQFGGAAGTLAALGDKGLLVAEQLAQELRLPLPDAPWHTHRDRIAEAASVFAIVAGTCGKIARDVSLMMQTDVAEAFEPSGEGRGGSSTMPHKRNPVAAATALAAATMAPNLAATIFAAQVQDHERSAGPWHAEWPTMPSLLLVTSGALAAIVDIAEGLEVDTARMRANLDATRGLVMAESVTMALAEKIGKSEAHHLVEAASKKAVAEKKGLRDVLTGDPKVTKWLDAKKLADLFEPMAYQGVAQPLIDRLLASLDRQ; encoded by the coding sequence ATGAGTACAGCCCTCTCACCCCTGCTCGCGCCTGTCCTGTCGAGCGCCGCCATGCGCGCGGTCTGCGACGATATGGCCTATCTCCAGCACATGCTGGATTTCGAAGCAGCCCTTGCGCGCGCCGAAGCCACCATCGGCATCATCCCCACAAGCGCGGCAGGACCGATCACGAGTGCATGCCAGGCCGCGGCGTTCGATCTTGGCGCATTGGCCGAGGCCGCGACCACGTCCGGCAATCTCGCGATCCCCCTCGTCAAGGCGCTCACCGCGGCTGTTGCCAGGACCGACGCCGAGGCCGCGCGCTATATCCACTGGGGCGCAACCAGCCAGGACGTGATCGACACCGCCGGCATGCTGACGCTACGTGCTGCCATCGATGCGCTGCTTGCCGACATCGACCGCGCCATCACAGGATTCGCCCGGCTCGCGCGACAGCATCGCCATACGCCGGTCGTGGGCCGCACCTGGCTTCAGCACGCCTTGCCGATGCCGTTCGGGCTTAAGCTTGCCGAATATGCCGCCGCGCTCGATCGCTCGCGGACGCGACTGCGGCGGTCGCGGAGCGAGGGACCGGCATTGCAGTTCGGCGGCGCTGCGGGCACGCTCGCCGCCCTCGGCGACAAGGGATTGCTGGTCGCGGAGCAACTCGCGCAAGAGCTTCGGCTGCCGCTGCCCGACGCGCCCTGGCACACCCATCGCGACCGCATCGCGGAAGCAGCCTCGGTGTTTGCCATTGTCGCAGGCACCTGCGGCAAGATCGCGCGCGACGTGTCGCTGATGATGCAGACCGATGTTGCGGAAGCCTTCGAACCTTCAGGCGAAGGCCGCGGCGGCTCTTCGACCATGCCCCACAAACGCAATCCCGTCGCCGCCGCCACCGCGCTTGCCGCAGCCACCATGGCGCCCAATCTGGCGGCGACGATTTTCGCGGCCCAAGTGCAGGACCACGAACGCAGCGCCGGACCGTGGCACGCGGAATGGCCAACCATGCCGAGCTTGCTGCTCGTCACATCGGGTGCGCTCGCAGCCATCGTCGATATCGCCGAAGGCCTGGAAGTCGATACGGCGCGGATGCGCGCCAATCTCGACGCCACGCGCGGGCTGGTCATGGCGGAGTCCGTGACGATGGCGCTGGCGGAAAAGATCGGCAAAAGCGAGGCCCATCATCTGGTCGAGGCCGCCAGCAAAAAAGCCGTCGCCGAGAAAAAAGGCCTGCGCGACGTGCTGACCGGGGATCCGAAGGTCACCAAGTGGCTCGACGCCAAAAAACTTGCAGACCTGTTCGAACCGATGGCCTATCAGGGCGTCGCGCAGCCGCTGATCGACCGGCTGCTCGCTTCGCTCGACAGACAATAA
- a CDS encoding SRPBCC family protein gives MAMTMNGEVQLAAPREAVWAKLNDPEVLKACIPGCEELEKTEDNGFRAVAKMKVGPVSARFKGRVTLSDLDPPNGYKITGEGEGGVAGFAKGGATVALADKDGGTLLTYNVEAQIGGKLAQLGQRLINGSAKKLADEFFANFAKAVQG, from the coding sequence ATGGCCATGACAATGAATGGCGAGGTCCAGCTTGCGGCGCCGCGTGAAGCCGTGTGGGCCAAATTGAACGACCCGGAAGTGCTCAAGGCCTGCATCCCCGGATGCGAGGAACTGGAAAAAACCGAAGACAATGGCTTCCGCGCGGTCGCCAAAATGAAGGTCGGGCCGGTGTCAGCGCGCTTCAAGGGGCGGGTCACGCTGAGCGATCTCGATCCGCCCAACGGCTACAAGATCACAGGCGAGGGCGAGGGCGGCGTGGCGGGATTCGCCAAGGGCGGCGCGACGGTGGCCTTGGCCGACAAGGATGGCGGCACGCTGTTGACTTATAATGTCGAAGCGCAGATTGGCGGCAAGCTCGCCCAGCTCGGGCAGCGGCTGATCAACGGTTCGGCCAAGAAACTGGCCGACGAATTTTTCGCTAACTTTGCCAAGGCGGTGCAAGGTTAG
- a CDS encoding (2Fe-2S)-binding protein: MAKISLIVNGNPVNANVDPRTLLVQFLRENLRLTGTHVGCDTSQCGACVVHLDGKAVKSCTTLAVMADGHEVKTIEGLAPDGAPLHPMQEAFREHHGLQCGFCTPGMIMTAVDLVHRKGHDLSDHTIREELEGNLCRCTGYQNIVLSIAAGAKAMAKSDLA; the protein is encoded by the coding sequence ATGGCCAAAATTTCCCTGATCGTGAACGGCAATCCCGTGAACGCCAATGTCGACCCCCGTACCCTGCTGGTCCAGTTTCTGCGCGAAAATCTGCGGCTGACGGGCACCCATGTCGGCTGCGACACGTCGCAATGCGGCGCCTGTGTCGTGCATCTCGACGGCAAGGCCGTCAAATCCTGCACCACGCTTGCGGTGATGGCCGACGGCCATGAGGTCAAGACCATCGAGGGCCTTGCGCCGGATGGCGCGCCGCTGCACCCGATGCAGGAGGCCTTCCGCGAGCATCACGGTTTGCAATGCGGCTTCTGTACGCCCGGCATGATCATGACCGCGGTCGACTTGGTTCACCGCAAGGGTCACGATCTCAGCGACCATACCATCCGCGAAGAGCTTGAAGGCAATCTCTGCCGCTGCACTGGCTATCAGAACATCGTTCTATCGATCGCCGCGGGCGCCAAGGCGATGGCGAAATCCGACCTCGCTTAA
- a CDS encoding FAD binding domain-containing protein has product MYEFKYHRPATVRQAANLLIKNEDAKLIAGGHTLVPVMKQRLASPPHLVDLSHIEGLNDIEMKGRALVIGATAKHAEVATSAVVGEAIPALAELAGLIGDPAVRHKGTIGGSLANNDPTADYPAACLALGATIVTNKRRLKPEEFFQGLFSTSLESDEIITKVMFPVPKKAAYVKFRNQASRYALVGVFVAKRPSDVRVAVTGAGSDGVFRVAAFEEALKKRFSHKALDGLTVPAEGLNSDLHGSAEYRAHLIGVLTRRAIEAANAKA; this is encoded by the coding sequence ATGTACGAATTCAAATATCATCGTCCGGCGACTGTACGGCAGGCCGCCAATCTCCTGATCAAGAATGAAGACGCCAAGCTGATCGCCGGCGGCCACACGCTGGTGCCGGTCATGAAGCAGCGCCTTGCCAGCCCGCCGCATCTGGTCGACCTCTCCCATATCGAGGGCCTGAACGACATCGAAATGAAGGGCCGTGCGCTCGTCATCGGCGCCACCGCCAAGCATGCCGAAGTCGCGACGTCGGCTGTTGTCGGTGAGGCGATCCCTGCGCTCGCCGAACTGGCAGGCCTGATCGGCGATCCCGCGGTGCGCCACAAGGGCACGATCGGCGGCTCGCTCGCCAATAATGATCCGACCGCCGACTATCCGGCCGCATGCCTTGCGCTCGGCGCGACCATCGTCACCAACAAGCGCCGCCTGAAGCCGGAGGAATTTTTCCAGGGCTTGTTCTCCACTTCGCTCGAGAGCGACGAGATCATCACCAAGGTGATGTTCCCGGTGCCGAAGAAGGCCGCTTACGTCAAATTCCGCAACCAGGCCTCGCGCTATGCGCTGGTCGGCGTGTTCGTCGCCAAGCGGCCGTCGGATGTGCGCGTCGCCGTCACCGGAGCCGGCTCCGACGGTGTGTTCCGCGTCGCCGCGTTTGAAGAGGCGCTGAAGAAACGCTTCTCGCACAAGGCGCTCGACGGTTTGACGGTGCCCGCGGAAGGCCTGAACAGCGATCTGCACGGCAGCGCCGAATATCGCGCGCATCTGATCGGGGTGCTAACGCGCCGCGCGATCGAAGCTGCGAACGCCAAAGCGTGA